The Breoghania sp. L-A4 sequence ATAAGGCGGGGCATGACATTCGGCTCGGTGAAGGTGGCGGTTCCGACCTGCACGGCTGTGGCGCCCGCGATCAGGAACTCGACGACGTCCTCGACGGTGGAGATGCCGCCGCAGCCGATCACCGGAATCGCGACCGAACGGGCGCACTGATAGACCATGCGCAGCGCGATGGGCTTGAGCGCCGGACCCGACAGACCGCCCATCAGGTTGCCCAGCTTGGGCCGTCGCGTGCGGATGTCGATGGCCATGGCCAGCAGCGTGTTGGCGACGACGAGCGCATCGGTGCCGGCGTCCTCCGCCGCGCGCGCCACTTCGCTGGTCTCGCCGGTGTTCGGCGACAGCTTGGCCCACAGCGGCAGGTTGGTGACGCCGCGCAGCCTCTTCATCACCGCGTGCGTGGTCGACGGCCGCATGGAGAAGGCCTTGCCGTCCTCCTCGATATTGGGACAGGAGATGTTGACCTCGATGGCGGCAACGCCCGGCAGATCCATCTCCGCGCAGAGGGTCGCGAATTCGTCGACGCTGCCCGCCGATATGCTGACCACCAGCGGCGCCTCGTAGGCTTCGTAGAACGGCAGGATGTCGCGCTTGAAGGCGTCCACGCCCTTGCTCGGGATGCCGATGGAATTGAGCATCGAGCCGCGCACCTCGCACACGCGCGGGGTCGGATTGCCGCCGCGCTTCTCGCGGGTCAGCGTCTTGGTCACATGCGCGCCGAGCAGATCGAGATCGAAGACGCGCGCCAGATCCTCGGAGAACGTGCCCGAGGCCGGCATGACCGGGTTTTTCAGCGCGAGCGCGCCCAGGCGAACGGAAAGATCTAGCATGCCACGGCCTCCTGCAAATCGAACACCGGGCCTTCCTTGCACACGCGCTCCTGCACGATGCCGCCGTCGCGGCGGAACGGGCGCACGCAGCACTGGCACATGCCGATGCCGCAGGCCATCTGCTGTTCCAGGGCGATCTGGCCGGGAATGCCGTGCTCGGCGCCGATCTGCTGCAACAGCCGCAACAGGCGATTGGAGCCGCAGGTGTAGAGCGCATCGACGCCGGGGCCGGCGATTTCTGCCTCGATGATCGTCCGCAGATTGTCGATGCCCGACGTGCCCTCTCTGTCGGTAACCGGGATGATGCGGGTGCCGAGCGCCTCGAAATAGTCGATCGACATCAGCAGCTCCGGTGTGCGCGCGCTGCAGATGGCGGTCAGTCCGCGGCTCAACCGGCGCGCTTCCTGCGCCAGCGGCGCCAGCGTCGCAAGCCCCACGCCGCGCGCCACCAGCAGAAGGTTTTTCCAGTCATCAGCGATCTCGAACCCATGACCGAGCGGGCCGAGCACATTCAGCGTCTCGCCGGGTGCAAGCGTCGCCAGGGCGCCGGTGCCCTCGCCCGCGACCTTGTAGAGAAACTGCAGCTCGCCGGCTTCCGCGTCGTAGCCGTAGATGCTCATCGGCCGGCGCAGGAAAGGCTGCAGCGCGCCGCGCGTCGGGCACAGAAGGTGGAAGAACTGGCCCGGCTTGCAGTCGAGGATCTCGGCCGGCGCGTCGAGCACCATCAGCCGGTACTCGCCGTTGACCGGCGTGTTGCTTTTGACCCGGCAGTCGGTTTCGAAAATACGAGGGCGTTCCGCGTCCGGTCGGGAGGCGCGGTCGAGGACGGCGAGCGTCATGCTGTGCTTCCTATCCGAAGATGAGATTCGGGATGAACAGGGAGATTTCGGGCACGTAGGTGACGATCAGCAGCACCACGAGATTGGCGCCGATGAAGGGCCACACGCCCTGGATGATCGACATCACCGGTTTGCCCAGCGTCGAGGAGGCGACGAAGATGTCGAGCCCGAAGGGCGGCGTGATCATGCCCAGCGAGATGTTGAGCGTGACGATCATGCCGAAGTGGATCGGGTCGATGCCCAGCGCGGTCGCCACGGGAAACAGCGGCGGCACCAGGATCAGCAGCGCCGAGTTGGGATCGATGAACATGCCGGCGATCAGGAAACAGACGTTGACCACCAGCAGGAAGGTGATCGGCCCCGCGTCGATCAGCGCCAGGAACTGGCTGATCTGGGTGGGTACCTGCGCCAGCGTGACGAAGAATGATAGCAGCCCGCCGAAGGCCAGAAGGATGAAGATGATTGCGGTGGAGACCGCCGCCTGCTCGGTGACCTCGCAGAGCTTGCCGAAACCGAGATCGCGATAGACCACCGTCTCCACGAAGATGGCGTAGACGACGCTGACCACGGCGGCCTCCGTCGGCGTGAAGGTGCCCGAGTAGATACCGCCGATGATGATCGCCGGCATGCCAAGCGCCCAGCCCGCGGCGATCAGCGCCTGCAGCCGCTCGCGCGACGAGGTGCGCTCGGTGGCGCGAATGCCGCTGCGCTTGGCCTCGATCATCACCAGAACGGCGAAGGCCAGCCCCAGCACGAGGCCCACCGCAAGACCGCCGGCGAACAGCCGCGCTATCGACGAGCCGGTCATCCAGCCGTAGACGATGAAGGTGATGGACGGCGGGATCAGCAAGGCGGTCTCGGCACTGGAGACGATCAGCCCGAGGCTGAATTTCTGCGAAAAGCCGCTGGCGCGCATTTCCGGATAGATCATCCGGCCAAGCGCCGCAACGGTGGCCGGCGCCGAGCCCGAGACCGATCCGAAGGCCATCGCGCCGCCGATGGCCGTGTGACCGATGCCGCCCGATGTGTGGCCGACGAACGCGCGCGCCAGACCGACGAGACGGCTGGCGATCTGGCCGGAGCCCATCAGTTGTGCCGCGAAGATGAAAAACGGAATCGCCAGCAGCGTCGTGTGATTGATGCCGCCGATCAGCTTCTGCACCAGCGCCGGATCCGGAATCGCCGCGTAGAAGGCTTCCTTGGTGGCGATCGCCGAGACGCCGAGCACCAGGAACATCTCGAAACCAAGCACGAGCAGCAATATGGCAAGCCCGATAACCAGGACAATCATGAGTGTGACTCCCCGGCGGTCGCCTGATCGTCAACATTATCCGGTGCGGAGAAGCGGTCGATGATGCCGAACAGCGACAGGCCATGGCGCAGGGCCAGCAGGGCGAAGCCGCCAAGCGGCGCCACGTAGATCCAGCCCATGGGAATGTCGAGCGTCGGGCTGCGCTGACCCGTGCCGAGTACAAAGACCACCATGCGCCATGCCAGCACGGTGAGATAAAGCGCGAAGACGAGCCCCACCAGGTCGATCAGCTTGAGCACCAGCCGGCGCGCTCCCGTGGGCAGCGCGTTGCGCAGCGTGTCGATGCCCACATGCCGGCCGCGTTCGAGCGCCAGACCCAGCGCGCCGAACACCAGGAAAATGTTCATCAGACGCACGGCTTCCTCGATCCAGGCGAAATCACTGGCGTAGCTGCCGCCCGCCTCGCGCACGACGACATTGAGAAAGAACAGCACGACCATCAACAAAAAGACGGTGACGAGAAAGACGCGCTCGGCCGTTCTCAGGATCGCTAGCGGCGTCATGATGTCCACCTGGTTGCCAGACCGGCCGGAATGACCGGGCCGCACGCGCGGCGTAAAACGAAAACGGCGGCGGGAGATGGCTCCCGCCGCCGCAAGAAACAGCAGCTTACTTAGAAGCGAGCTCGGAATAGGCCGTCTCGTAGGCCTCGATCAGGGCCTTGCCCTCATCGCCGGCGCGTTCGATGTAGGCAGCGCGTGCCGGGCCGTACATCAACTCGCGCATCTTGACCTTCTCATCGGCGGACAGCTCACGGATGTCGATGCCGCTTTCGGTGATGACCTTCAGCGCCTCGGCGACGGCCGCCGCCTTGTGGGCGCGCAGCTCCGGCACGACTTCATTGAAGGTGTCGGCGATCACCGCACGGTACTCTTCCGGCAGGCTCTTCCACCACGTCGGGTTGAACAGGATCACGTCTTCCATCGCGCCATGATCGGACAGCACCAGGTACTTCTGGACTTCGTAGAACTTCATCCGCTGGATGGTGTCGAGCGGATTTTCCTCGCCGTCGACGAGACCGGTCTGCAGCGAGGTGTAGAGCTCGCCGAAGGGCAGCGGAATGGCGGAGGCGCCCAGCGCGTTGAACTGCTCGACGAGGATCTTGGAATCCATCACCCGGAACTTCTGGCCGGCGAAGGCCGCGATGTCATCAAGCGGCTTGTTGGAGGTGAAATTCTTGCGGCCGTTCGGCCACAGGCCGACACCGACGACGCCGCGCGAGTCGAACGTCTTGAGCAGCGCCTTGCCGAAGTCGCCTTCGCGCAGCTTGGCGGCGACTTCTTCGTCTTCGGGCAGCAGGAACGGAATGTCGAGCACGGAGACGGCCGGATCGAACCCGCCGAGGAAGGCGGCCGGAGAAACGGTCGCCTGGATAACGCCGAGCTGAACGCCCTCGGTCATCTCGCGCTGGTTGCCGAGCTGGCCCTGCGGAAAGAGCTGGAACTCGACGGCTCCCTTGGTGCGCTCGGAAACCAGCGCGGCGACCTTCTCGAGGAAGACGTGGCGCGACTGCTGAGCGGACTCAAGATGACCGATCTTGGCGGTGAATTCGGCGGCGTGCGCAGGCAGACCCGCAAGGGCGGTCAATCCGGCGACGGCGAGGGCGGCGAGAGGACGGCTGATGCTGTTCATGGGAAATCTCATGTTTCCTGAGGCTCTGGAGCTGGGTCACGACCCAAGTGAAGCAGCGAAGCTAGCGCCGCTGAAACAGGGGAGTCAACGAAAATCTCAAAAATGAGATTTTTTGCATTTCCATATCATTATTGTGATAATCTGCCGCGGCATCCGCGATCCGCATGCGTTGGAAACACGCGGAGCGGACGCCGCCCCACACCGCAGAGGCCGAACGACACCAGTGGATATTCTTCGCGACCGGACAGCCGCCGCAGACGGGCAGGCCGACGACATCAACTATTCGGATATCGGCGCCCGGCTCAACGCGTACCGGATGGGACGGAATATCTCGCCCGAAGAACTGGCCGCGCGGCTGGGCATTTCGCGCGCCGCGTTGTACCGGGTGGAAAAAGGCGATATCCGCAAGATCGACACGTTGACCAGCATCGCGCGGGTGCTCGGCGTCTCGCTGCCGAACCTGCTCGGCGTGGGTGTCGAATACGTCGACAACGCGGTGGCGTTCTTCGAGCGCATGCGTCAGATCGAGGAGGACAGCGAGCAGATCATCGGCCTGTTCGGCCCCGTCTCCTACCTGCTGACATCCGACGACTACGACGAGATGCTGCAGCAGGTGTTCCAGGATCTGGAGCGCGATGCCGGCGGCGCCAACACCGAGACATCGCAACAGATCGCCCGGCTGCTGGATATCCTGCGGCAACGCAAGCAAGCCTACCGGCGCCGGCGGCAACTGCTCGTCAGCCTGATCACCTCGGCCGACTTCGAACGCTTCCTGCAGCACGGACTTGTGGCCGGCGGCGCCATGCCGCATGCCTTGCAGCGCGACCGCCGCGCGATGGCCTGCCGCGAGGCGCGCCACATCACCGCCCTGCTGCGCAAGCAGCCGATCGGCGTGCAGATCGGCATCGTGCAGCAGTCGACGCCCGCGATCGGCTTCCAGATTTTCCGCCAGCCCAATCGCTCGGTGCTCGCCATCAGCCCGTTCCGGCTGGGCGAGCAGCCCAATGTGCACGTGGGCGTCGGCCTGATCACCTCCGCGCCGGAGGCCTTGACCCTGCACGAGGACATCGCGCGCACGCTGTGGGACAAATCGCTGAAGGGCGACGACGCCGCGGACTATCTCGACGGGCTGATCGCCCAACATTGCGAAGCCACGTCTGGCGACTGAAAGGCCCCTGAGGGTCGATACGCAATTTTTGGTTGCCGAACCGCCGCAACACATCGAATTATTGATATGTGAAATACCGATGGTAAGCGTATCCGGCGAGGTCGCGCGGCAGACATCGGTTTCCAGCATATCGCGGCTCCGACCCAATAAAGGAATGGTGCCGGAGAATTGGTATCGCGCCGCTGCCCGCCCCGTGCGCGCACCAACGGAAGTGGTACCCTCGCGAGGGTTGTCTGTTGGGGCATTGATTGTTTTTGGCCTGTGCGTGATCGCCACGCTGCTGTCGGTTCCCGCCGCCAGCCATACGGGCCTGCCAACGTGGATTTCGCTCGCGGCCTCCTCGACCGCGTTTGTCGCCATGGCCCTGAACCAGTTCCTGGCGACGCGGCCGACGCCTCCATCCGCTTCGCCATCAAGCCGGTCGGCGATTTCACCCGGCGGCTGCGCGATCGACTCAAGCAAGGCGACCGGATCCAGATCGAGGGCGGTCACGGGCGCTTCAACTTCGAGCGCGGCGGTGACACCCAGCTCTGAGTCGCCGGCGACATCGGCATCACGCCGTTCCTCGCCATGGCCGAGCGCCTGCGCGAGATGCCGAGCGCCGCGTGCACCTGGTCCACTGCGTGCGCGATGAAGATGAAGCGGTCGGCACCGCGGCACTTGACCGGCTGGCGGGTGAACTCGCCAATTTCGACGTCACATCGTTGAACACGACTATCGCGGCGGCGGCGCATTTCGCCAAAGCGGCCCCCGCGATTCTGGCCGGCGTCCTGGCACTTGCCGCGCAGTCCGCTCCCGCCGCGGCCCGCGATCTGTTTGAGCCCGAAGCGTTTGCCACCTATCAGGCCGATGTCGGGAACGGCCGCTACATGGCCAACGCCACCGGGTGCCTCGCCTGCCACGCCGCGGGCAATGATCTCGCGCTTCCCGCCGGCGGTCTCAAGCTCGACACCTACATCGGCACCTTCCATGTCCCCAACAGCACCGCCCATCCGAGCGCCACGGGCGGCTGGAGCAACGCCGACTACCTCAACGCGGTGATCAACGGCGTCACGCCCGACGGCCGCAACTACTATCCCGTGTTTCCCTACGCCGCCTATGCGGGGATGACGCCGCAGGACGTGCTCGACATCAAGGCCTACACCGAGACGCTGACGCCGTCCGACAACACGGCGCCGCGGCACGAGATCTCCTTCCCCTATAACCTCAACGCCACGATCTCGCTGTGGAAGCGCAACAATTTCGACACCCCCGCCTTCCAGCCCGGCGATAGCTCGCAGATGAGCCGCGGCCGCTATCTAGTGGAGAACGTCGGCGCCTGCGGCGAATGCCACACCCCGCGCACGCTGACCTGGGGCTGGACACGGACGCCGACATGCTGGCGGCGGAGTTCGAAATGACGCTCGAGGAGTTCGAAACCGCGGTGCAGCGGGTGCAGGATGCGACGGTCGCAGCTTCGCGATTGACTGGACCAACCAGCTCAAGGGCGGCTCCCGCGTGCCGCGTTTCGAGGTCGAGCAGCAGTTCGCGCGGCTGATCAAGCCGATCCTCAACCTCGATCCGCTCGATGCGGACGTGGAGATGGCCTGCGCTCACGCTGTGCCCGACTACAAGGACGCCGGCTACCGCGACGACGCCTACCGCACCGATCCCGACAGCGGCGGCGCGCTGAAGCTGTCCATCGACGTGCGCAACACCGACGTCTTCGTCGACGAGAGCGTGAGCTTCGATGTCACCGCCAACCACGCCTGCGAGCTGCAGATCTTCTATGTGGAGGCGGACGGCAACGTCGAGGTGATCCCGCAACAGATGATCGGCCAGCCGTTCCTGGAGGCGGGCATACCGCGCACGATCCCGGACTCCTCAGTCGGCGCGCTGGTGTTCGACACCCCGGCACACAATGAGACGCTGCTGCTCAACTGCAAGGAGCACGGGCTAGGCAAGGGTCGACTTTCGGCCAAACAGGCCCGCGCGCTGGTCAAGAGGTCGCACCAGCCGCCGTCGCGCGGCCTGGCGATCATGCTGCACGAGAACAACGCCAGGGAAGCCAAGAGGAAGATCCATGCCGCAACGCCCGACCATCCGCAGACGCATCAGCGCCCTCAGTGTCCTCGCTCTTTGTCTTTGCGCCGCAAATGGTCCCGCGCTCGCCGCAGGCGCCAGCACCGAAGAGATTCTGCGCTCGCTGACACCGAAGCCCGCGGCCAAGACACGATCCCTGGCGCCGCCGCCCGCCCGCATAA is a genomic window containing:
- a CDS encoding dihydroorotate dehydrogenase codes for the protein MLDLSVRLGALALKNPVMPASGTFSEDLARVFDLDLLGAHVTKTLTREKRGGNPTPRVCEVRGSMLNSIGIPSKGVDAFKRDILPFYEAYEAPLVVSISAGSVDEFATLCAEMDLPGVAAIEVNISCPNIEEDGKAFSMRPSTTHAVMKRLRGVTNLPLWAKLSPNTGETSEVARAAEDAGTDALVVANTLLAMAIDIRTRRPKLGNLMGGLSGPALKPIALRMVYQCARSVAIPVIGCGGISTVEDVVEFLIAGATAVQVGTATFTEPNVMPRLIRELETWLAAEGLSSVSDLIGSVQDGEAAEGLVFMEAAP
- a CDS encoding dihydroorotate dehydrogenase electron transfer subunit; the protein is MTLAVLDRASRPDAERPRIFETDCRVKSNTPVNGEYRLMVLDAPAEILDCKPGQFFHLLCPTRGALQPFLRRPMSIYGYDAEAGELQFLYKVAGEGTGALATLAPGETLNVLGPLGHGFEIADDWKNLLLVARGVGLATLAPLAQEARRLSRGLTAICSARTPELLMSIDYFEALGTRIIPVTDREGTSGIDNLRTIIEAEIAGPGVDALYTCGSNRLLRLLQQIGAEHGIPGQIALEQQMACGIGMCQCCVRPFRRDGGIVQERVCKEGPVFDLQEAVAC
- a CDS encoding TRAP transporter large permease; this encodes MIVLVIGLAILLLVLGFEMFLVLGVSAIATKEAFYAAIPDPALVQKLIGGINHTTLLAIPFFIFAAQLMGSGQIASRLVGLARAFVGHTSGGIGHTAIGGAMAFGSVSGSAPATVAALGRMIYPEMRASGFSQKFSLGLIVSSAETALLIPPSITFIVYGWMTGSSIARLFAGGLAVGLVLGLAFAVLVMIEAKRSGIRATERTSSRERLQALIAAGWALGMPAIIIGGIYSGTFTPTEAAVVSVVYAIFVETVVYRDLGFGKLCEVTEQAAVSTAIIFILLAFGGLLSFFVTLAQVPTQISQFLALIDAGPITFLLVVNVCFLIAGMFIDPNSALLILVPPLFPVATALGIDPIHFGMIVTLNISLGMITPPFGLDIFVASSTLGKPVMSIIQGVWPFIGANLVVLLIVTYVPEISLFIPNLIFG
- a CDS encoding TRAP transporter small permease, with the protein product MTPLAILRTAERVFLVTVFLLMVVLFFLNVVVREAGGSYASDFAWIEEAVRLMNIFLVFGALGLALERGRHVGIDTLRNALPTGARRLVLKLIDLVGLVFALYLTVLAWRMVVFVLGTGQRSPTLDIPMGWIYVAPLGGFALLALRHGLSLFGIIDRFSAPDNVDDQATAGESHS
- a CDS encoding TRAP transporter substrate-binding protein, which produces MNSISRPLAALAVAGLTALAGLPAHAAEFTAKIGHLESAQQSRHVFLEKVAALVSERTKGAVEFQLFPQGQLGNQREMTEGVQLGVIQATVSPAAFLGGFDPAVSVLDIPFLLPEDEEVAAKLREGDFGKALLKTFDSRGVVGVGLWPNGRKNFTSNKPLDDIAAFAGQKFRVMDSKILVEQFNALGASAIPLPFGELYTSLQTGLVDGEENPLDTIQRMKFYEVQKYLVLSDHGAMEDVILFNPTWWKSLPEEYRAVIADTFNEVVPELRAHKAAAVAEALKVITESGIDIRELSADEKVKMRELMYGPARAAYIERAGDEGKALIEAYETAYSELASK
- a CDS encoding helix-turn-helix transcriptional regulator; the encoded protein is MDILRDRTAAADGQADDINYSDIGARLNAYRMGRNISPEELAARLGISRAALYRVEKGDIRKIDTLTSIARVLGVSLPNLLGVGVEYVDNAVAFFERMRQIEEDSEQIIGLFGPVSYLLTSDDYDEMLQQVFQDLERDAGGANTETSQQIARLLDILRQRKQAYRRRRQLLVSLITSADFERFLQHGLVAGGAMPHALQRDRRAMACREARHITALLRKQPIGVQIGIVQQSTPAIGFQIFRQPNRSVLAISPFRLGEQPNVHVGVGLITSAPEALTLHEDIARTLWDKSLKGDDAADYLDGLIAQHCEATSGD
- a CDS encoding cytochrome c, which codes for MRDEDEAVGTAALDRLAGELANFDVTSLNTTIAAAAHFAKAAPAILAGVLALAAQSAPAAARDLFEPEAFATYQADVGNGRYMANATGCLACHAAGNDLALPAGGLKLDTYIGTFHVPNSTAHPSATGGWSNADYLNAVINGVTPDGRNYYPVFPYAAYAGMTPQDVLDIKAYTETLTPSDNTAPRHEISFPYNLNATISLWKRNNFDTPAFQPGDSSQMSRGRYLVENVGACGECHTPRTLTWGWTRTPTCWRRSSK
- a CDS encoding DUF4384 domain-containing protein, with product MPRFEVEQQFARLIKPILNLDPLDADVEMACAHAVPDYKDAGYRDDAYRTDPDSGGALKLSIDVRNTDVFVDESVSFDVTANHACELQIFYVEADGNVEVIPQQMIGQPFLEAGIPRTIPDSSVGALVFDTPAHNETLLLNCKEHGLGKGRLSAKQARALVKRSHQPPSRGLAIMLHENNAREAKRKIHAATPDHPQTHQRPQCPRSLSLRRKWSRARRRRQHRRDSALADTEARGQDTIPGAAARPHNR